The window TGAAGTCTCTCATTTTCAGAAATGCAATTCTAAGGGCAATTTTCATTTTTGGAAGACAAAAATAGGCTTTATTAATTGTGAAGTGACataaagaaacataaatataGCTGTTTAAGGTTTCTGATTTAACTGCTTATCTTACTATGTATTTTAGATCTTCTCTCCTGTATCTAATTGGCTTGTAGTCTAATGTTGTAGCAAAATGTTAGAGGTTTACCTGCATTATGTTGCATAAATCCATAAAGTGAAGATggggccggccatggtggctcacacctgtaatcccagcactttgggaggccaaggtgggtggattgcttgaggtcaggagattgagaccagcctggccaacatggcaaaaccctgtctctactaaaattacaaaaattagtcaggcatgatggcacacgaccgtaatctcagctgctcaggagactgaggcacgagaatcacttgaacccaggaggcagaggttgcagttagccgagattgtactgctgcactccagcctgagtgacagtgcaagactgtgtctcaaaaagtgAAGATGAGCAAGCAGTAGCCATTAGCTAAGTCATttgaattctaaaaaaaaaaaaaaaaaaaaagatacctagatagaaaacttgaaaattacCTATTGGAATTGGCTGCATATATCTGCTTGTTCTAAACCAGAAGTCTGCTTTGAACCTTTACAATTGGCTCAGTTAATCTTTGTCCAGGCTTTTAGCCTCATCAGATATATTTTCTACTTTACAATCCCATTTTAATTTATGGCTCTAAGGACCCTTGAAATTTTACAGACTGAAAAACACTCACAAAAACATGTTAATTGATCTACCACTAGATATACAGAGTATAATCATATTTGAATGATATTAGGGTGGGTGGTGGTTTAATTCACATGTCTTATAAAAGCACTGATTCTCAACCCTAACATGTACTTTAGAATTACCTggggctttaaaaaaatacaggtgGCCAGATATCACCCAAAGAGTGGAGTTCAGCGTTGGGAGTTTTAGAAAGTGCTCCAGGTCAGCTCTGCTGTTGTACAGCCAGCATTAAGAACAACTGCTCTGTTGGAGTGGCTCAAAGCTCATTCTAGTAAGGAGTAACTTAGTGCTgttccaaaaattaaaacatttgatgAGCTTAATCAGAGCTTTTCAAAGAGTGATATGTATGCCACTGGTAGTACATAAGGTAACTTTACtcactttaaattttaataattatatatttgtttaatgtgtattagaacaggggtccccaacccctgggccacagaccagtactgttGTAGCCCGTTAGGAGATAAGCTGCAGGTGGGTGGGACAAGTGAGCATTTTCACCTGAGTacagcctcctgtcagatcagcagtagcATTAGAtgctcataggagtgcaaaccctattgtgaactgcacatttgAGGGATCCAGATTGCACGTTCTTTATGAGAgtttaatgcctgatgatctgtcattgTCTCCAGTCACACCCAGAtgagaccatctagttgcaggaaaacaagctcagggctcccactgattgtACATTATGGTGAATGTGTAGTAACGAggaataaagtacacaataaatgtaatgcgcttgaatcatcccaaaaccatcccctgcCACccgtccgtggaaaaattgtcttccacaaaaccggcccctggtgccaaaaaggttggagaccactgTATTCGAATATAAATATAAGTATCATATCAAATTCACAGTTTCATGAGTACTGCTTTGGATGAagctccattttttaaaaatgataagttAAAGATAGTGTGCCAATTTAAAGGAAATTTGCCAAATTacagaaataattaaatgaataggTAGTTCATACATATGGTAGAAATCATGAAGATGCTGAAGAAACACAATGGCAACTTTGGTGAGGGGCACCTTCTAAAAGTTAGGATTTGAATCCGAAGTAtcagtgtttttttcttccagataTGTTTACGGTGACTTAAGCCTTCTTTTTCAATTCAGGGACAGACTTTCAAAATTAGTATTTCTGCAAATTTTTGAATCATTGTTTTCTAACTTAGCTTTTTGACACTTAGTTCTCTTGTGAAAATGTGCCTTACAGATCAAGAATATtttgttcttctatttttctaGGGTATACGTGGTCACGTGGTggtaagaagaggaaggagagtgagtgtgtgttgtgtgtgtatgagagagagcgCGAGGGATGGATGGCTGGATGGTCAGAGGGATTGATGAACAGGTGACTAGATTACTTGGATACCTGGGTAGAGAACAATATTAATAATTGTAGGGCCTCACTTTCCCACATACTGGTCTCCTCAGACTCTAAGGAAGTCCAGAGGTCTGTTACAACTCAGAATTGTTTTGAGAAATACTGCTTTAGGTTCTTTCACTAGTAACGTGGATTGCTCTGGGCCAATTAAAATGAGCTCCACATAAAGATATTTAGCTATCCTGACCTCTCTGAGCAGGCTCAGAGAAATTTGAATAGGCAACTTACCTCTTGCTGCAAATAACTGTTTTACTGTTTTATCAGGACTGTATATAGACTTCAGTTATAGAGGCAGCTGCCCTGAACAAGAGTAGCCGCATAGTctacatttaaattatattacgGGAAGTTAAAAATAGTGTGATGCAGCTGTAATGTTATGTTTAAATGTCTGTCCTGTATAATTTTGTAGAATGGAAGCTTCTTGCCTAGAGCTGGCCTTGGAAGGGGAACGTCTATGTAAATCAGGAGACTGCCGCGCTGGCGTGTCATTCTTTGAAGCTGCAGTTCAAGTTGGAACTGAAGACCTAAAAACACTTAGTGCTATTTACAGCCAGTTGGGCAATGCTTATTTCTATTTGCATGATTATGCCAAAGCATTAGAATATCACCATCATGATTTAACTCTTGCAAGGTAATTAATTTAAGCTTTTAAATATTCTTCCTTCCGAAATTagctattactttaaaaaatatttctattcaaTTAACAAAAACTAACAATACATTTAATGAGTTCTACTTCAGTAGCATCGCTTTTTAAAACTAACCTTTAGGCTGAACACAGTTTAATTGAATGAATAGTAGTGAAATGACCCTAGAGTTTAATTAAATGGATGAAAACTAATTACATTCAAATCTAGAAatgtaagttttaaatatttatttaaagtagGTTTCAAAGCCAATGGGTTTTTCTTACCTTAAGCATGTCAGTTTGTCCTCTTGGAAAACTGTACTCTGGCTGCTTTATATTTTAACACCATTTGTGTtttaataccattttttttttgttttttgttttttgttttttgtttttccaggaCTATTGGAGACCAGCTGGGGGAAGCGAAAGCTAGTGGTAATCTGGGAAACACCTTAAAAGTTCTTGGGAATTTTGATGAAGCCATAGTTTGTTGTCAGCGACACCTAGATATTTCCAGAGAGCTTAATGACAAGGTAATACCGCAGCATTAGATGGTAGGCCTAATATTTTCATTCAAAGGGCTTTGCATTTTAATACTATTTAATTATtctatagtttattttaaaagtaataccaagaaagaaaacatttatagactaacagaagtaaaagaaaaaaaatttaatggagaaaaagaaggaaatagtgAGAGGTCTTTCTTTCATTAAGTAATTATTTGGTTCTGTATGGAGAgccaatataaaaatttttttctgttgtccaTAATACTaaggatattacaaatatatatgataAACCTGACCTCTGTTTtcaaaacatttcaaaacatttcaaaaaatgtaaactttGCTGATGTCTTCATTTAGGTGGGAGAAGCAAGAGCACTTTACAATCTTGGGAATGTGTATCatgccaaagggaaaagtttTGGTTGCCCTGGTCCCCAGGATGTAGGAGAATTTCCAGAAGAAGTGAGAGATGCTCTGCAGGCAGCCGTGGATTTTTATGAGTGAGTAGGGGCTGATATGGGCAGTCACGTAGGCCCATCTAAGCCATGGATCTGCTATACATTCTTTATTCAGTAGTATTTAAGTTTGGCAAAGGTTTTAAAGTTATGAACTAGCAAAATCATCAATTCAGTTGCTTAAATGTTACAGTGTTATATTAGTAGTAATCTGCAGCTTTCATTTAAATTGCAGACCAGTGCCACTTAgtggcaaaaacaagaaatgtcaGTGGTTGGTCTGTTATTTAGAGTAATTTAGTCTTTTACCAATAGAATTTCATAGAACTACTTAACTATAGGGGTTCCAAGATTAACTCTGTGCTTGACCCTGGGCAGAAACCTATCTGAATAGTTTAATAAAGTGTTTCCAGCTGTTTCCTATAATTGCTCTTCGTCATAGATGTCATCCTTAAAATGTTGCACATTATGGCTGTAAGCctccttacatttttttctgataaaaagaATTAGATATGTAAAtcacataaataaaattgttctGCAAACTTATTTTTTCATCACTTTTTGCTATCCCTTAGGGAAAATCTATCATTAGTGACTGCTTTGGGTGACCGAGCGGCACAAGGACGTGCCTTTGGAAATCTTGGAAACACACATTACCTCCTTGGCAACTTCAGGGATGCAGTTATAGCTCATGAGCAGGTACAGTGAAAGGCCTTGGAGCCAGATCATTTCCTCCATCAAAGTTCTGAACAGTGATTAGATCattcttcagttttattttagctacatctaattaaaattttttgtttcagcGTCTCCTTATTGCAAAAGAATTTGGAGATAAAGCAGCTGAAAGAAGAGCATATAGCAACCTTggaaatgcatatatatttcttGGTGAATTTGAAACTGCCTCGGAATACTACAAGTTAGTCTAATATTTCTGtagataaatgtaaaatgaataGTTACTCAATCCCATTAATTCATAGGCTTTAGGTTTAAAATCTGATTGCAGCAGGACTTTTGGcatctaagcctcaatttccttatctgtaacagAATATATCAATACTTCATTTTGGGGAATGCTGTGAgtattgaatgaaataataaacacttagcacagtacctggaacacagtgctcaataaatattattgtacATAAGATTTAATAACAGTATGACCCCTTTATAATATTGGTTTTTAGCTTTAAAagtaattgtttttaaatgaagttttcaACCTTTAATATCTTTTAAACCTGTTTAGCATATGTGGTGTATATTGTGTATATGCTTTATTTCACTCAATTATGGGTTAGAAGAGAGGCCAAAAGAAATCCTggtaacaaaaaatatttatagtctCTGTCAGTGatcactgaatttttttctctacctTCCCACCCTCTTATTGAGCAGTTCTCCCTTTACCCTCTTTCTGCCCATATTTGACTGTCACTGTAAGCTGAGTCCCCATTCACTCACCTGAAGAGTTTGCAATCCCAGCTTCTTCTGTGGCAGGATCTCTCTTATCAGTAGATTTGAGACATAGATGATAGAAAGTTTAGACAGCTTCAAGATGCCTGATCTGTGCTTTCTAGATTGAGTTTTCCCTAGTTAGTGGGGATTGAAGGCTCATAGATTTTGGGTAGAAGCCAGTTTGACTAAACCGAAGACACAGTGATCAATTTGTATTTTGTTAAAGAATCCAATATGAGAGAGTTCTGGATAATTTGTCATCTtcataaaaaaggtaaaattgtTTTAGGCCTATCTAAAAaaattgaatagtattccactttGCTTTAAACATCAACTAATGGTTAATATTTGTTGGTTGGTTAGGTTAGTTAGATATGAAATAGCTTCCCAATTAAAATATATCACTATGTACTATGTGAAGAagtatatattttgattttaaatataaaaatttcatatattttaaagccAAGAGATATAGAGAAGTCTTAATTATTAAATGGTGTACCTGTGTTAAATACTGAAAGGTTCCATTATAAAATGGATAGTGGCTATTTGACTAAAGAAGCATGAATATAAAGTAATGAAACTTACTCTTTTTCCTCCCAATAGGCAGGCTAGAACTCAGAACTTTATATATATTCCAAGTCGTTggttagaaatatttttagaagtcttctttagatttttttttttttttttaaataaagacggagtttcgctcttgtcgcccaggctggagtgcagtggcacaatcttggtgcactgcaacctcggcctcccaggttcaggtgattctcctgcctcagcttcccgagcagctgggattacaggcatctgccaccacgcccagctaatttttgtatttttagtagagacggggtttcgtcatgttggccaggctagtcttgaactcctgacttcaagtgatctgcccacctcgacctcccaaagtgctggtattacaggcatgaaccaccgcacccagactgGAATTGTTATCAGGGCCAAACAAGAAGGCTAACATAATGTAGATCCATATCCTTCCGGATACAAAGCAGTAGTTTGGTAAACCTATGTTAGTAATTGAATTTGGTTCTGGAAAGATTTCTGATCATTTACAAATCAACTGTACCATCAAAGAATAATGGTATGCCAGAAAGCATTATGCCACGGGATCTGAAAGCAATTCCAAaagtctttcaaaaatatttgaaaagacagGCAACATTAGAATAAGTAGGTAGCCTCCCAAGGCAGCAGATTTGAAGGTATCAtcattaaatatgtaattttagatttgtttgcttaaaaaaaaGCTATCACGTTACCGTATAGTAATTTGTCATATAGTTATAAGTGATATGAAGTAATTATACTATTTGACAGAAATGATGGGAGAGTCATTTAAATTACTGAATCCAAAAGCATCTGTAGGTTTAAGCACTGATAATAATAACACATTAACATTTATACAGCATCTACTATGCACAAGATGCTATTCTAAACACTTTATACatattaatttaatcctcacaaaaatcctTCGAGATATTTCccccattttatatatgaagagACTGGTATACAGAGAGACTGAGTGACTTTGCCCTTAGCTTAGTAATTGGCAAAGTTGGGATTTAAACCCAGTCTGGCTCCAAGATCTATGCTCTTAACAGCTACGCTAGCTTCTCACTGACAATACCACAGGTAGAATTTGGGTAATGTTTGGATGCAGTATTCAGTATTTTTCATGAGTTGGTGACTAATACCCTATACATAAGAATTTTACCTAAGTGGTGACTAATAGCCTATACATAAGAATTttacctaaatattttaaattttgagaatGCAAAGGTGACAGTATGATTGAAAACAGATGTCATGTGGAAAAAAGCCTCTTTTAGCTATTGCCAATACAAAagggaaagtttttttaaatgttaaagataTTATGTTAATCTCTAGAACCTCTTGATTTCATGTTTTAATACTCCTTTACTTTGGTGAATTGTTAGGATTCTCAAATTTATTGTAAAAGtcttgaatcttctttctgtgtttcaaaaatgtcttttcattttgtctaAAAGTAATGGAGAAAGTATGGGATATGAATATTAGGCTCTCAGAGATTTAAAGGCAGCAGAAAGCAGCAGAGAGGAAAAatgagagttttgttttgtgattCTTAAAGCCCAAACTGAGAATGATCATTACATAAGAATTAATTTCTTCTTATAGGAAGACACTACTGTTGGCTCGACAACTTAAAGACCGAGCTGTAGAAGCACAGTCTTGTTACAGTCTTGGAAATACATATACTTTACTTCAAGACTATGAAAAGGCCATTGATTATCATCTGAAGCACTTAGCAATTGCTCAAGAGCTGAATGACAGGTATGTTTTACATCTTTTTACCATAACTAAGGTAAAATACAGATACATTATTGAATCCCtagaatttttcctttgtttcttttcctttgttttccttaAAATCCCTTTTAAGGAATTTTCTCTTTCAGTGATATCCTCTGCATATGGTTGTATGAAGGGCTAGTCTGTGACAGAGGATTAGTCTGGTTCCACATGCCCTTGACCCAAGATCAGTGACTAGGGCCCAAACTCAATTACCTCTTCAGAAGTCTTCCTGGTGAAACcccttatctactaaaaatacaaacattagccgagtgtggtggcgcacacctgtaatcccagctactcgggaggctgaggcaggagaatcgcttgaactcaggaggtggaggttgcagtgagccgagatcacgccactgcgctccagcctggcgacagagcaagactgcatctcaaaaaagaaaaaaagtcttcctAACTACATAAGTGTGGAAATTGTGGTGAACTTAGAGATAATGCCCAGTGTGAAGAGGGCAACTGCTACCCAACTCCAACTAATTGTTGCCAGGCAGGAATGAAAATCCATTATGTCCACATCctcctattttttaaagagaagctgGAAGTGCTGAATTTTAtatgaaatctgatttttaaatgttagtggCTAATtcagttgttttgttttactgtattaaaaaaacaatatttgCCAGCATTTAGTCTGTGATGTTTGCTTTAGAAGATCGATTTTGTTTTTACCTTAGTATGGGAGAGAACTTTTCAATTCAGTTGTTCAAAATGAAGTATGCTACCTCAAGAGGTAGTGAGTTCTCTCTCCCTGCTGCTCAAACACACACTGAATAATTACCTGGTAGGGCTGTTATAGAAGGAAAATTGGGTAGTGGACCAGAATATCTATCCTTGAGATTTATTACTTTATaatgtatttcatattttaaaagaatgttttctaTGTTGTAATACTTCTGTGCGTATTCTTTTTTAATCTGGGTATTCTAGTGTGTCTATAATATCATGATAGTATGTTCTTTATATGAAAGACCAAATCAATCCAAAGCATTCTTTATACCTTTAGTTCCTGCTAGATCGCTTTTATTCTATACATAGGACCTCTTTTCAAATAACCGCATGTTTGCTTTGAATAATGTTTTAGAATTGGTGAAGGAAGAGCATGTTGGAGCTTAGGAAATGCATACACAGCACTAGGAAATCATGATCAAGCAATGCATTTTGCTGAAAAGCACTTGGAAATTTCAAGAGAGGTATGCAACTAAAAAAAATGCTGTCTGTGCTATTGTAATTTACAAATTAGAGGTTGGGGGAGGGAACCCTATTGTTTCTCTAGATTGATCATGTGGCTGAGTAATAAATTTGATTATATATCACTCTCTTGGCATAAGAACCCCAGAAAGCATTTTGAGGTGCAGATCACAGTTATGTTTGTATTGGCTTTGATGTAGGAAGACAGGAAAGTAAGGCCAGGCATGGGGAAGTGGAAGGAGAGTACTAAAATATGCCCCTACTCTACCCGCATCTCTACATGGAGAAGTAGCATGGTATTGAAGGAAAAGCATGGTTCTTAGAATTAAGGACTGCTTCCTGTTgtagttctgccacttactggctatTTGAGCTTGGAaaccttttctgagcctcagtttctctcatctgcaaaatgggaataataatatctaccttgcAAAGTGTTATAACGATTAGAGCTAATGTATATTAAAAGTGCCTAGCAAAATGTCTGGTGCTGTCTTAATAAACATTATACTATGGGAATAAAATATTCTAAGGAAATTTTATTCATATACCAAGTTAATGTGTCCAGGATAATCTACATTATTACTTAGTATGATCCCAGAGAACAAGAGCATCTAATGTTTAGAGAActaaagaattaaaagaataCAATTAGCTGTCCTGTTGTGATATTTTAGaagcttgctttttctttccatattcttTAAGACAactattaatggaaaaaaaatttcattcattcatagtCTCATAattctaatataaatattttcatttctctctgtgtTCTTCCAGTTTTAGATTTACTACATTTACAAATAATCTTCACCATTCTTTGTCTTTAAATACTactctaaaatataaatgtttgtgtTGTAGGTTGGGGATAAAAGTGGTGAACTAACAGCACGACTGAATCTCTCAGACCTTCAAATGGTTCTTGGTCTGAGCTACAGCACAAATAACTCCATAATGTCTGAAAATACTGAAATTGACAGCAGTTTGAATGGTAAGTAATAGGACTTTTAAAACCCAATTTTTTATACTcaatatttaaagttatttatcaCAAATTTGGCATATTCAGAGAGAATATATAACATAGGAAGTTCAACTTATTACACTTTTTTTGCTGTACACAGCTCTgttaatttgtaaatatatataattatatataatatataatatataatttataaatgtaaaacaatattttatagtttttatcatgaacTTAGGAATGGTGATGgtattgttcttttcttttgtaaaaatacatttaaattcccTATCTCTAAGCGcattaaaaaatttatacatGTGAAGgtgccaaaattttaaaatgttattgtttaTCCTTTTTATCTCATGTAGTTTTACATATCTGATTTCTGTTTAGTTCTTTTTCCCCCATTTCATTTCCAAGGTGAATTTTCTtaggactttcttttttaaattcagaacATCTAAGatactctatttttctttcttttttttggtggcaAAATCTATTTTTAGGAAACCTTCCTTAGGTGCCGATTTGTTTGACATTTCTGTAGCAAGGAAACTTGCTATAATGTCTCTTTTTGAGTGAAAGAAAATctacttttaaagaaataaaaggataagATTAGGATCACATTTTTTGATTTCATCAGTATGTGATTCTGTATGAGATCATTTTCCTAAGCTTGAGAAATTCTCAGTCtgaaaaaaactgacaaatattttgaattttaaagtcAGTGATAAATCTACCTTtactttttccaatttttttctttaaactcatgaaaaaggaaaagaaattagtgGCTAGTCATCTGATTTAGACTTTCAAAGAATATTTAGTGAAAAGTTCTGAAGTGTGAGCTGTATAATAACTTGTGACTGTGTGCTTTGTGGTTGAATGATGGGCTAAGACGTTTTTCTGTGTTGAACTTTCAAATAGGTTATGCCATAAGagttctcatctttaaaaagcaaaaacagttgCTTGTCTTCATGGACCCTTCTAGCTATAGACCTGTTCCTTTGTTCACTTTTATAACAAAACTTGAAAAGACACTAATATTCATTGTCTTTACTTCCTTGCCTCTCTTTCTCACTTCAACCCATTCCCGTTGGGCTTTGCCCTCACCATGACTCTGAAACCTCCATTTTACCAAATATATCATTCAGTTTTCACATGTCAGCTTACTTGATTTTTCTCAGCAATATTTCCTATAGCCAATCATTCCCTTCTGAGAAAACTTTCTTCATTCGGCCTCCAGGATTACTCTACTTTTCTGGTTTGCCGCACTCGTCtttattctcttctctcctcttcatcTTTCCTCTACATTTGTAGTGCTCAGGGTTCAGTTCTTGGACCTCTTCTTCctaccttctttccctccctattttccatctctctctccttcttaccgattttatcctttttccttctattctgtgcttTAAGTCAGTGCTTCCAATAGAACTTTTCTgtgatgataaaaatgttttacatctGCCATCCAATATAAaagccactagctacatgtggctgttgatcacttgaaatgtggctactaCAAGAGGGAGTGAATTTTTAATATTACTTAACTTTGCTTAATTAAAATGTACAGAGCCGCATGTGGCTACTGgctattggacagcacagctctagATAATCTCATCTGGTTACTTGGCTTTTATATTGTCTATATACTGattattttcagatttatatTTCCAGCCAAAATT of the Symphalangus syndactylus isolate Jambi chromosome 12, NHGRI_mSymSyn1-v2.1_pri, whole genome shotgun sequence genome contains:
- the GPSM2 gene encoding G-protein-signaling modulator 2 isoform X3 — protein: MEASCLELALEGERLCKSGDCRAGVSFFEAAVQVGTEDLKTLSAIYSQLGNAYFYLHDYAKALEYHHHDLTLARTIGDQLGEAKASGNLGNTLKVLGNFDEAIVCCQRHLDISRELNDKVGEARALYNLGNVYHAKGKSFGCPGPQDVGEFPEEVRDALQAAVDFYEENLSLVTALGDRAAQGRAFGNLGNTHYLLGNFRDAVIAHEQRLLIAKEFGDKAAERRAYSNLGNAYIFLGEFETASEYYKKTLLLARQLKDRAVEAQSCYSLGNTYTLLQDYEKAIDYHLKHLAIAQELNDRIGEGRACWSLGNAYTALGNHDQAMHFAEKHLEISREVGDKSGELTARLNLSDLQMVLGLSYSTNNSIMSENTEIDSSLNGVCPKLGRRHSMENMELMKLTPEKVQNWNSEILAKQKPLIAKPSAKLLFVNRLKGKKYKTNSSTKVLQDASNSVDHRIPNSQRKISADTIGDEGFFDLLSRFQSNRMDDQRCCLQEKNCHTASTTTSSTPPKMMLKTASVPVVSPNTDEFLDLLASSQSRRLDDQRASFSNLPGLRLTQNSQSVLSHLMTNDNKEADEDFFDILVKCQGSRLDDQRCAPPPATTKGPTVPDEDFFSLILRSQAKRMDEQRVLLQRDQNRDTDFGLKDFLQSNALLEFKNSGKKSADH
- the GPSM2 gene encoding G-protein-signaling modulator 2 isoform X2, whose product is MEENLISMREDHSFHVRYRMEASCLELALEGERLCKSGDCRAGVSFFEAAVQVGTEDLKTLSAIYSQLGNAYFYLHDYAKALEYHHHDLTLARTIGDQLGEAKASGNLGNTLKVLGNFDEAIVCCQRHLDISRELNDKVGEARALYNLGNVYHAKGKSFGCPGPQDVGEFPEEVRDALQAAVDFYEENLSLVTALGDRAAQGRAFGNLGNTHYLLGNFRDAVIAHEQRLLIAKEFGDKAAERRAYSNLGNAYIFLGEFETASEYYKKTLLLARQLKDRAVEAQSCYSLGNTYTLLQDYEKAIDYHLKHLAIAQELNDRIGEGRACWSLGNAYTALGNHDQAMHFAEKHLEISREVGDKSGELTARLNLSDLQMVLGLSYSTNNSIMSENTEIDSSLNGVCPKLGRRHSMENMELMKLTPEKVQNWNSEILAKQKPLIAKPSAKLLFVNRLKGKKYKTNSSTKVLQDASNSVDHRIPNSQRKISADTIGDEGFFDLLSRFQSNRMDDQRCCLQEKNCHTASTTTSSTPPKMMLKTSVPVVSPNTDEFLDLLASSQSRRLDDQRASFSNLPGLRLTQNSQSVLSHLMTNDNKEADEDFFDILVKCQGSRLDDQRCAPPPATTKGPTVPDEDFFSLILRSQAKRMDEQRVLLQRDQNRDTDFGLKDFLQSNALLEFKNSGKKSADH
- the GPSM2 gene encoding G-protein-signaling modulator 2 isoform X1, which codes for MEENLISMREDHSFHVRYRMEASCLELALEGERLCKSGDCRAGVSFFEAAVQVGTEDLKTLSAIYSQLGNAYFYLHDYAKALEYHHHDLTLARTIGDQLGEAKASGNLGNTLKVLGNFDEAIVCCQRHLDISRELNDKVGEARALYNLGNVYHAKGKSFGCPGPQDVGEFPEEVRDALQAAVDFYEENLSLVTALGDRAAQGRAFGNLGNTHYLLGNFRDAVIAHEQRLLIAKEFGDKAAERRAYSNLGNAYIFLGEFETASEYYKKTLLLARQLKDRAVEAQSCYSLGNTYTLLQDYEKAIDYHLKHLAIAQELNDRIGEGRACWSLGNAYTALGNHDQAMHFAEKHLEISREVGDKSGELTARLNLSDLQMVLGLSYSTNNSIMSENTEIDSSLNGVCPKLGRRHSMENMELMKLTPEKVQNWNSEILAKQKPLIAKPSAKLLFVNRLKGKKYKTNSSTKVLQDASNSVDHRIPNSQRKISADTIGDEGFFDLLSRFQSNRMDDQRCCLQEKNCHTASTTTSSTPPKMMLKTASVPVVSPNTDEFLDLLASSQSRRLDDQRASFSNLPGLRLTQNSQSVLSHLMTNDNKEADEDFFDILVKCQGSRLDDQRCAPPPATTKGPTVPDEDFFSLILRSQAKRMDEQRVLLQRDQNRDTDFGLKDFLQSNALLEFKNSGKKSADH
- the GPSM2 gene encoding G-protein-signaling modulator 2 isoform X4, producing MEASCLELALEGERLCKSGDCRAGVSFFEAAVQVGTEDLKTLSAIYSQLGNAYFYLHDYAKALEYHHHDLTLARTIGDQLGEAKASGNLGNTLKVLGNFDEAIVCCQRHLDISRELNDKVGEARALYNLGNVYHAKGKSFGCPGPQDVGEFPEEVRDALQAAVDFYEENLSLVTALGDRAAQGRAFGNLGNTHYLLGNFRDAVIAHEQRLLIAKEFGDKAAERRAYSNLGNAYIFLGEFETASEYYKKTLLLARQLKDRAVEAQSCYSLGNTYTLLQDYEKAIDYHLKHLAIAQELNDRIGEGRACWSLGNAYTALGNHDQAMHFAEKHLEISREVGDKSGELTARLNLSDLQMVLGLSYSTNNSIMSENTEIDSSLNGVCPKLGRRHSMENMELMKLTPEKVQNWNSEILAKQKPLIAKPSAKLLFVNRLKGKKYKTNSSTKVLQDASNSVDHRIPNSQRKISADTIGDEGFFDLLSRFQSNRMDDQRCCLQEKNCHTASTTTSSTPPKMMLKTSVPVVSPNTDEFLDLLASSQSRRLDDQRASFSNLPGLRLTQNSQSVLSHLMTNDNKEADEDFFDILVKCQGSRLDDQRCAPPPATTKGPTVPDEDFFSLILRSQAKRMDEQRVLLQRDQNRDTDFGLKDFLQSNALLEFKNSGKKSADH